The segment AACTAGTTTTAGAGATGAAAATAGGTTCCATTGTATTTTGTTCCACTGTAATTTCATTTGCCTATTTGATTTGATCACATTGTGTCCTATTCAAGATGCTATGTAGTTTCTTATGAGAGTGCGTAAAATTTGGGCCCTTGTTGTCCTTTCATCAAAATGAATACATCATGAaagaataatatatatatgtccATATAAGTCACTATTGACACCATGATGCTGGTTCAATACAACTTCTCAGATAAGGAATCACATTTTCTGTTGATTAACGTGAACTTTAGGTATTGCTTCCAAATACCCGATGGCTACCCTTTGGCAAAGGCAGCACCTCTTCTGTGTGCTGGAATAACTGTGTATACTCCAATGATGCGACACAACATGTACCAACCTGGGAAGTCACTTGGGGTCATTGGACTTGGTGGTCTGGGTCACATGGCTGTGAAATTTGGTAAAGCATTTGGTCTTAAGGTCACAGTTTTGAGTACAAGTGAATCAAAGAGAGATGAAGCCATCACCCTCCTTGGAGCAGATAATTTTGTTATATCATCAGACACACAACAGATGGAGGTACTGCCCTGCACATTGCATAATTTCAACGTACCTAGACGCCTAGTACTTGATGTCAGACGTTTTACTTTTGTCCTAAGttaaaattctctattgttgACAAAGTTAATAGAAAAATGCAGTAGTATCTATAACACCAAATTTGTTTCATTAAATCTACCGTGAAATGTGTCTTGATGGTtcatttatttggcaattatagatgttaatatatttttctataatctTGATCAACACTAGAGAAAATTGACTTCAGATAAAACTAAAACATCTTGCATTTTGAAATGGAGGGAATATACCCCGTTTGCCTTCTTGATAATATGACTCCAACTTTTGGTGGGGTTCTTTTTATTTCTTCATTGTATTGCCAAAGATACAAGCACATCACATTATTTTTTGCAAGGAAAGAACAGATAGCAGATCACTATCTTTCTCATTGTTTTGCTATTTGACTTCAAAGTTCCAGGCAGCCAATTCTGTATATGACCATGGATAGTTTTCTTATGTTGAGAATCAAGATAACAGCTTTGTAATGTCTGTTCTGCTTTACCAGAAAACTGATTGTGCATATATGATCTCTTGCTTTTGCAGTCCCTGAAAAACTCCCTGCACTTCATAGTTGACACCGCTTCTGGTGACCATCCATTTGATCCATATCTCTCTCTCCTTAAGGTTGGTGGTGTGATGGCAATAGTGGGTTTTCCAAGTGAGATAAAAATGCATCCTGCAAGCCTTAATCTTGGTAATCCTCTGTTCCGACACTACTAAAAAAAGGCGTGGTAACAGAAATAAATTATTTAAATTTAACCTGAACTGCCTTTTTTAGGTGCGCGGACCTTGTCTGGTAGTCTTGTTGGAGGTACAAAAGACATCCAAGAAATGGTTAACTTCTGTGCAGAGAACAAAATCTATCCGGAGATCGAGATCATTAAGATAGATTACATCAATGAGGCTTTGGCAAGGCTTGTGAATCGAGATGTGAAATACCGCTTTGTAATTGACATCGAGAACTCTTTCAAGTAGCATGCTGGTTCACATGCTCTCATCTTTCTGTTAGTGTACAGGAGCAATCGCAAATCAGAGGCATGTCAAATAAACTTGATGTAATGCTGCAGCACATTTACAATTCTAGTCTGTGTTAATTTCATTATCGTAGTATTTATCCCcactttcttttctgtttttttttactCAGTAAGACCGGCTGACAATAGAGGTTGAATATAAAATGATACAAGAAATAGGGAAAAGGAGAGCTTTCACCCAAGCTGTTCCTTCTCGAATGGATGGCTTTAGATGCAATGCCTGCTTATCTTGCAGTAGCAGCAGTGACTGATGTCGAGGCTACCTATCCCGATAGGGCTCGATTCACATTGGTTTGGTATGGAATTGAATCTTGATAGCACTATTCACCATATTTTAGTTTGGATCCGAATAAAGATACAAAATGGATATcccaaatttattttcacattggGATATCTACTATATTTTTAAGATACTGtagataacacatataaacaaacaTCTGTATTATAATCAAATGTACAAAAAATGAACAAAGGGTTAGAAAAATGTTTCAATACATATTATTTCAtctataataaaataaaatacttaAAATTAAGATGTTTTGTTGTGTTAAAGTTAATTAAACTTAACCTTTATGTACCAttaataatattttaaaatTATCATAAATTAAACTTAACCTTTATGATTGGCCTAATTAGTCATAGAGATAACTTTTATAAATAGTTTAAATGAGTTGATTAAAATAATTATCATTTACAATCAACCAATCATAAATATAAGTTTTAGATGGTACTTTGTTCTTCACATACGGATGTGTTGAATATTTCATATTTTTTGAACAAGAATTTGAAATCGGATAGAGAACATATAAAGAGAATTCGAATATATCCTTTTAGCATCCAAATTAAATTGGATGAATACTTTAGACATCCAGATCTATCTCTAACTATTGGGCTACAATGCGGGGTCTACTTTGAGTCAAGGGTATTCAATTGAATATCCATTGTTTTTATTAAACAATTAGTGCTTATATTATATATGTTGAACACTTTCAAGTTATGATCAGATCTATTAGACTCCACATGACAAACTCTATGAAATAGATATATAATATGACATGCTttagtttaattttttttgCCGTATAGATCTTTATAAAACTACGTGTTTCTGTGTTTAATTCACAATTGCACCTCCTGTGTTTCAGTTGTGGTGAAATGTTGATGGTAAAATATTCATTGTATGCTTGAGCCATGGTAAAAATTTCAACTTTAGTGTAGCATGTATGACTAAGTTATTGATTTAATGCTTGTTTAATAGCTAATGACTAGTTGAAACATGCCCATTATTATCTGGTGGTGTACCAAACATTAATTTGAAGCTGTGATTTTGATGGATGATAGATGATAACAAATCATAGCTACTATCAACAGCCTACATGCTCAGAATTAGTAGATTAATTACTTCAATAAAAACAAATTTTAATTGCAAGAAAGCATGTGATACAAAGATAAATCTAAAGATCAACATTTTCCGTAACAACTTGGTGATGTTTAGTGTTCACAATGCATAACAACATGGCAATGGAACTAGATTTCCATTTTTACACCTTTTTAACTATTTACTCAAtcaatcctaaattataagacgtttgactttctTTGACACCAGGTTTGACGGCTTGTCTTATACAATTTTATGTGCAAAATGTCATTTTTTTGTTGTGTcttagtttattaataaaagttttcaAGAATGACCTAAATTTGACTATTTTTgcacaattttttttgaataaaatgagtggtcaaacttagggtcaaaaaaagtcaaacgtcttataatttgggatggagtatTAAACATGCATAAACCTAGGTAAATTAATATTTCAATCATACATGGTCCAATGAGTCTTAATTTTTTAGCATAGCTAAAGCATACAATTAGTAGCCTACCATAAAAGTTTTACCACAATCAAAGCACAAAGAGCTACAATTATGAATTAAACACAAAAACACATATATCTACAGCTACAACAAAAATGTTAAACTAAAGCATGTCATATTATATATCTATTATatagagcttgtcatgtggagtctaacaaaaCTGAATTTTCGTTTTTACAAattttctatgattttataGAATTTTTTTAAAGTTTTAGTCAGTTTATGAAATAAAAAAGAGCATGtgggccacatcagcaaccacatTGGCAGGAGAGTCCTTCGTGATTGGATGGTGGCTAGGTTCTAGACAAAGTTTATGGATCTAGATGAGCGAAAAAAGTTTATGGACATATGTGAGAAGTGGAGAAAAGTTTAAGAACCCTCAACACATTTGACTCAAGAAAGAATAACATAAAACCAACCACACACTAAATTTAAGGTTGAAATCCAAATGATATGATATATGATGAAATACAAACATTCATGAGATTTTTATAAAAGAATAAAGACATAGTAAATAAAGCAaagaatatataaaaaataagtaTATAGTTATCTGTTGACAAATTTTATATAGTATATTTTATAAATACGAACTAGTAGATAGTTCTAGCCAATCCTAAAACATAATCAAACACATAGAAATCTAACATATttaaggggtgtttggttggaggtgttaaagtttaatatgtattataacattttcgttttatttgacaattagtgtctaatcattgactaactaggcttaaaagatttgtctggcAAATTACTTTCtagttatgtttttagtttcataaataatctatatttagtactttatgcatatgtccaaacattcgatgtgacgagagttAAAGTTTAACTATGGAAACCAAGGCCCTTACTAAAGAAATCTGTTAACAGATCAATAACAGAAGTCATATAAAAATCAAATATCAGAAAATAATGATCTATCTATATTATGAAAAAAACAAGCGTTCATGAGTTTGAGTTTTTTTTACCgtgtttgttatttactaaaagAAAACTACAAGTACTTTTATCTGTTCTATTTACAAGGCACGGGTCTAATTATAAGTTTCTTTTACCTTTGAAATTCTTAATATTCCGACGGTAGTATTAGTCGTATGATACAATACTCCCATTCGGCCATTCCATtagctgaggccttgtttagttcctaaaaagttttgccaaattttcagatttttcgtcacatcaaattttacggcatatgcatgaaacattaaatatagataaaaagaataactaattacatagtttaactgtaatttgtgagacgaatttttaaaatctaattaatctataattaaataatatttgtcaaatacaaacgtggTATAATGCCTATTTTactaatttttttgaaactactTCCTCCGTCCCATAAATA is part of the Sorghum bicolor cultivar BTx623 chromosome 10, Sorghum_bicolor_NCBIv3, whole genome shotgun sequence genome and harbors:
- the LOC8077297 gene encoding probable cinnamyl alcohol dehydrogenase 1 isoform X2 is translated as MRATICVIIFRAVQSSDVALKIIYCGVCYADVKWTRNMQHDSKYPLVPGHEIAGVVTQVGADVKGFKVGDHVGVGTYVNSCRDCENCNLSLENHCPKGVYTFNGIDADGTVTKGGYSTHIVVHERYCFQIPDGYPLAKAAPLLCAGITVYTPMMRHNMYQPGKSLGVIGLGGLGHMAVKFGKAFGLKVTVLSTSESKRDEAITLLGADNFVISSDTQQMESLKNSLHFIVDTASGDHPFDPYLSLLKVGGVMAIVGFPSEIKMHPASLNLGARTLSGSLVGGTKDIQEMVNFCAENKIYPEIEIIKIDYINEALARLVNRDVKYRFVIDIENSFK
- the LOC8077297 gene encoding probable cinnamyl alcohol dehydrogenase 1 isoform X1; the protein is MAAESENGNCNAWAARDPSGVLSPYTFNRRAVQSSDVALKIIYCGVCYADVKWTRNMQHDSKYPLVPGHEIAGVVTQVGADVKGFKVGDHVGVGTYVNSCRDCENCNLSLENHCPKGVYTFNGIDADGTVTKGGYSTHIVVHERYCFQIPDGYPLAKAAPLLCAGITVYTPMMRHNMYQPGKSLGVIGLGGLGHMAVKFGKAFGLKVTVLSTSESKRDEAITLLGADNFVISSDTQQMESLKNSLHFIVDTASGDHPFDPYLSLLKVGGVMAIVGFPSEIKMHPASLNLGARTLSGSLVGGTKDIQEMVNFCAENKIYPEIEIIKIDYINEALARLVNRDVKYRFVIDIENSFK